From Microtus ochrogaster isolate Prairie Vole_2 unplaced genomic scaffold, MicOch1.0 UNK1, whole genome shotgun sequence:
AGCCCCTGGCTAGCTGGGCCAAATCAATCAATGAACATATATATGTTCCTGGAAGGAGATCTCAATCCCCTACACCAAACTGCAGAAGCCTGTTGTCAGGCAGACAAGAGCTCAGGTTAGACTTAGGCCTGGTGACTCAAGCCTAGTCAATACCACCTACTCAGAAGACTGATAAAGGAGCCTtttggttcaaggccagcccgggcaccttggtgagttcctgattcAAAGCTGAGTAGATACAGCTCAGAGGTGGAGAGCTTGCTCAAcataaggccttgggttcaagAGTCAGTACTTTAAATTTAGAgagtgaaaggggaaaaaaaaactgaggctAGGTAGGCCCTGAGCTCAGAGTACCAATGTTTGATGTGACTGCCGCCCTGTGGCGAGAAAGAGATCGACTCGGGGGCCACTGATCATgagccccacccccaatccaTCCCACCGCCATTCCATGTGGGACCCACCTTCCCCGTCGCAACTGAAGCCATAGGCTTTAATAACCTCCTGCTGGATCTGTGTGGCTACTGGCAGCACGAACTGCAGCATCTTGCCCATATCGTTGCATGCATTGTCTCTAGCCTCGTCCATGCGCACGGCGTTCTCTGGGGCCGAAAACGCTTGGATTACCTCCGCCAAGACCACTGCAAGACCGAAGCATCCCAGAGAGGTCCGCGGAGCAGGGCGGGCGAgcccagaggaggagggaagaggcagggaattAGTGGACCGAGGAGATCAGTAACCCGATAAGCTCGTCCTCCCAACCCTTCGCCCTACTGGGCAAAGGCCCCACTTGGAGAAGGAATGGGTAGTAAGGCCCTCCCCCTAAAGGCGGCCCACGCCCGGACCAGGCTCACCCTTGGCCTGCTCTGCGCTCAGGGCCGCGGGCTGGGCCGAGGCGGACGCCATAGAACGCCAGTCGCTACTTGACTATGGGAACACCGAAGAGATCTGGAGAAGCCAGCCGCCTCCTACCACGGCTGCGGGCCAGCGGAGGCGGAAAGGAAGCTATAGCGCGCGAGGCGGAAGTCTCCGAGCGTGGACCTAACACACACGCACGGAAGTCCTAGAGGAATAGGGGACCACGGCGAGAAAAAAACCCCACCAGCCGCCAAGCTGGGCCCGTTACTATTCTTATTAACCAGTGAGATTGGGAGGGGTTTTCCGGCAAGAGCCAGAAAACCTGCTAGACAAATTCTAAAAGAGCTGTAACACTCACGAACACCGTTAGCAGCGAGCCCGGGAAAGGCACGAACTCCACTTTCGGTGAGGGTGAGATCAGCGTGCCATCTTCCCACCCCCAGAAGTATACAGATGGCAAAGCACACTTTTATTATCCAATTCGGTAAATAATATTCTAGAAGACTACTAAAATCGGTCGTTTCTTGAGTTTGTCACCGTCTGGTAGAGGGCTATGCAAATAACCCAATGCTGATTGGCTAAGAACAGCCAATCACAGCTCCTTCGTTGCTGTGAGCAAAAGCAGGGCTTCGCAATAATAAAAGCTTGGAGTGAAAGCCGATGTAATTGGCCTTATGGAGTGGTAGGCGATGTGGCCCGATGCCATGTATTCTTGTCCTTCTAGGCTCTTGTCACCCATGCCCTCCTCAAAATGCAAGGGTTATCCAGAACGTCAGGCCCTACGGAGCATAGTACCACACTTCTGTGGTACTAACACAAAAACTAAGAGGTAGGAAAGCcaaagttcaagggcagcctgggttacGTGACCATGCCTCACTAAAAATAGAGGGGCTGCAAAGAGGGGTCACCCTGCCTGACAAttctcaactgcctgtaactcaagctaCAGAGGATTCAacatcatcttctggcctctgttggcccTTGCATTCATGGGAACAGACATGAAcccatacatataataaaaataaatctttaagaaaatcagTAATACAAATCTTCTTGGCCTACTGAGGTTATGTAAATTCAACTGTTTCAAAATCATTTATCAAACTAGGCTATGGAAAGGGAGTTAGATCCCTGAAGTTGTTTCTGGAGCAATCTGGTCAGGTCGGTGACAGGGATGCTTCCAAGGTGTGGGTAGGTCAAGTTCACTGTGAGCCTGTTCTTACTCTCAAAGGCCTCCGCTGCCTTAACTTCCCAGTCTTAGGAGAAACCAGAGAAGTAGTGTGAGGTACCCCATAAGCATGACTGGGGATGCATGGTCCAGCCCCCCCAcatctcttcccatttcccctaAGACAATCAGACCTCCCACCCTACCCACCCCACCAGACccacaactccccccccccccaaataagtCACAGACAAATTCCTGGGGAAGTGTGaggatgtttttgtttggttggttttggtcagggtgttttttaAAGAGCAtcatatagatatttatatatataaattattaatgtGGGAAGGGCAAGGGGCACACATCGCCGAGGGGGGTGCACACAGGGATGGGGCAGGGGCAGCACACAATGCTACGCAAAACAGCCACATCTAACAGATGAAATAATCACGTCAATGGGTTAGGGAGGAGCAGTGGCACCAAGGATTGGGCgtggaggagaagaaaagcaggggataaGGAAGAGGGACCTGGTCCAAGATACTGTGCACTTTCTGTCCCCACCCTTGCCACTTCCCACCTCTGCACACAACCCTGGGCCTTAACCTtgtctgtcccttcttccctccctccctccctctgcccagctgCAGAAGCTCTGCCAGTGGGCAGCACCCTCTCCTCGgctttgggggggtggggtgcgGCAAAAGGGTGGAGGAGTCCTCCAAGGTCTGGGTAAAGGAGCAGTGGGCGCTCTCTGGATCGCAGGTTCTACAGCGGCTTGTCGCTCTCCTTCTTCAGGTGACTAGTGAGAGGCAAAGCATCAGAGAGATGAGACTGAGAAAGGGGGGCCCCTCCCACGGGCCTGGTATCCTCTTGGTATACCCATACATACCCACCTCCCCTTGTGCTCTGGGAGCACCTGCCGTACCTGTAGTAGTCCTCCTGGGCGGGCAGTGGCACGCTGTGCAATGGGTGATGGGCGTGCAGCCACTGCTGCTGTTCCAGCGCCAAGCGCTGCAGCTCAGCTGACTGGGCGTGCATGGCCTGCAGCTGATGAGCTGCTGACATGGGAGCAGAAAGGGAAGCTGGCAGGTCCCGGTAGGGGGCAGctgtgggaaggaaggacaggagcaTGTGATGGGTGGATAGGGGTGGTCAGCCACTTCACAGACCGGAAACTAAGGCTAAGCTGTAAAGTTACACCGCCTGCCCTACAATCGGCCAGGGCTAGAAATGGAACCAGAAGTGCCAACTTCTCTCTGCCTGGGCCCAGAACCTGAGCCTCTTTTAGGAGGACCTCAGCCTCTGTTTCTACCATAgctcctcacctctctctccaaaTTCTACAGGCCCACTCTGCCACCCTAATCCCTCTGTTCTGGCCTTCCCTCACGCGAGTTTCTCCATCCCAACTTCCATCCTTACCAAAGAGCTGGTGACGAAGAACTTCGTTCTCGTgcagagggtgaggaagaaggggaTTAGGGAGGGTCCCAGCTGGGTAGGGGATCCGGGTAAGGTGAGACCCTGAGGCCAGGGGGTCAATGAGAGGGTGCACCGAGGCggaggctggagggcagagaaaggaaggtgtCACCAGGAGGCAGGGTTAGGAACAACCATGCATTGGGGTGGAGGGATTTCGCCTGTGAAGACAGACCCAAGGGATCCAAAGCAGAACGGAGCAT
This genomic window contains:
- the CUNH12orf57 gene encoding protein C10, giving the protein MASASAQPAALSAEQAKVVLAEVIQAFSAPENAVRMDEARDNACNDMGKMLQFVLPVATQIQQEVIKAYGFSCDGEGVLKFARLVKSYEAQDPEIASLSGKLKALFLPPMTLPPHGPASGSSVAAS